Proteins encoded by one window of Streptomyces sp. LX-29:
- a CDS encoding NmrA/HSCARG family protein, producing the protein MLTVAVTGATGAQGGATARALLTAGNRVRALTRHPDSPAADALRGLGAEVRHADFDDRPSLEAALPGADSLFAVTTPFGTDIATEVRQGKALVDAAVEARLGHIVFTSAAHADRGTGIPHYESKHLIEQHLRAAGVPWTVIAPAAFMDNYASGWTLDGLRDGTFAWPMPADRPLTLIPASDIGAFAALVLQRRDEFAGRRIDIASDERTPGQMADILAAAIGRQVAHEEVPLTYVRTRSADLAAMFEYFTTTGLDVDVTGLRRDYPEVGWHTFTDWAVAQDWPALLSTAPA; encoded by the coding sequence ATGCTCACCGTCGCCGTCACCGGAGCCACCGGCGCCCAGGGTGGGGCCACCGCCCGTGCCCTGCTGACAGCCGGGAACCGGGTGCGCGCGCTCACCCGCCACCCCGACTCCCCCGCCGCCGACGCCCTGCGCGGCCTCGGTGCCGAGGTGCGCCACGCCGACTTCGACGACCGCCCCTCGCTTGAGGCCGCTCTCCCCGGAGCGGACTCCCTCTTCGCGGTCACCACCCCGTTCGGCACCGACATCGCCACCGAGGTCCGGCAGGGCAAGGCCCTCGTCGATGCCGCGGTAGAGGCCCGTCTCGGGCACATCGTGTTCACCTCCGCCGCCCACGCGGACCGGGGCACCGGCATCCCGCATTACGAGAGCAAGCACCTGATCGAGCAGCACCTCCGGGCAGCCGGGGTGCCCTGGACAGTGATCGCCCCAGCGGCGTTCATGGACAACTACGCCAGCGGCTGGACCCTCGACGGGCTGCGCGACGGCACCTTCGCCTGGCCCATGCCCGCCGACCGGCCCCTCACGCTCATCCCCGCCTCGGACATCGGCGCGTTCGCCGCGCTGGTTCTCCAGCGCCGTGACGAGTTCGCCGGCCGCCGCATCGACATCGCCTCCGACGAGCGCACCCCCGGTCAGATGGCGGACATCCTCGCAGCCGCCATCGGCCGCCAGGTCGCCCATGAGGAGGTCCCCCTGACCTACGTCCGGACCCGGTCGGCCGACCTGGCAGCCATGTTCGAGTACTTCACCACCACCGGCCTCGACGTCGACGTCACCGGGCTGCGCCGCGACTACCCCGAAGTCGGCTGGCACACCTTCACCGACTGGGCCGTCGCCCAGGACTGGCCCGCCCTCCTGTCCACGGCGCCCGCGTGA